One region of Vigna angularis cultivar LongXiaoDou No.4 chromosome 10, ASM1680809v1, whole genome shotgun sequence genomic DNA includes:
- the LOC128194347 gene encoding putative disease resistance protein RGA4: protein MGKLSNLRSLTSFFVGNERGFLLAELGGMRLREDLEMKNLGRVKSVKDAMEANMSSKRLKELRLSWDRNEETKLGEKAEEILEVLQPDIQQLVSLTVTGYTGGRFPRWLFSGSLKKLQIERCKELKGFHESLESMTGLHSLRLCDLPNNQLLKRLERLEIYACPALEELICHSSTVLPLCEIRVDGRLSYFRQG from the exons ATGGGGAAGTTGAGTAACCTGAGGAGTTTAACCTCGTTCTTTGTTGGCAACGAAAGAGGGTTCCTTTTGGCAGAATTGGGAGGAATGAGGCTGAGAGAAGATCTTGAGATGAAGAATCTGGGAAGAGTGAAAAGTGTAAAGGATGCGATGGAAGCCAATATGTCAAGTAAGAGATTGAAGGAGTTGAGGTTGTCATGGGACAGAAATGAAGAGACTAAATTAGGAGAAAAAGCTGAGGAGATTCTTGAAGTGCTTCAACCAGATATCCAACAGCTTGTGAGTTTGACAGTAACAGGATACACAGGTGGTCGTTTCCCGAGATGGTTGTTTAGTGGTTCTCTGAAGAAATTGcagattgaaagatgcaaagaGTTGAAAGGTTTTCACGAGTCTTTAGAATCCATGACTGGCCTGCACTCGTTGAGATTATGTGATCTTCCAAACAACCAACTACTGAAAAGGCTGGAAAGATTGGAGATTTACGCTTGCCCTGCCTTAGAGGAGCTAATATGTCATTCGTCTACAGTGCTTCCTCTTTGCGAAATTAGAGTGGACGGACGCTTGTCTTATTTTAGACAAG GTTAA